The following proteins come from a genomic window of Microbacterium sp. JZ31:
- a CDS encoding GNAT family N-acetyltransferase, with product MFDTFDTLPLRIDALPIPVAIDAPDAVGLLAAADIITASGRHDSGTDLFDVEPAEWLAALRATEYTVREARIARDGDRIAGVLLFEYQRDGDKNASAGVFVRPEDRGRGIEDALLDEAERLAHEHGRSVLHSWNLTRADHPGERLVSPTGIGSIPSDADTTRLLQRHGYTLGQVERVSMFDFAASLGHAQRMLDAALAKAGGDYRPVWWQSPAPDEHVDGYAYAVSRMATDVPSGELEWEEETWDAARIRYREKLKADAGQIMAVAAVVHVPTGAIAAFNELVIGRDRGRRAENYGTLVLPEHRGHRLGTIVKCLGLIRWHELVPASPSVMTFNAEENRYMLDVNEAVGFRPVGASGEWKKEL from the coding sequence ATGTTCGACACGTTCGACACCCTTCCGCTGCGCATCGATGCGCTGCCCATCCCCGTCGCGATCGACGCACCCGACGCGGTCGGCCTGCTCGCCGCGGCGGACATCATCACCGCCTCCGGTCGCCACGACAGCGGCACCGATCTGTTCGACGTCGAGCCCGCCGAGTGGCTCGCCGCTCTGCGCGCCACCGAGTACACGGTGCGCGAGGCCCGCATCGCCCGCGACGGCGACCGGATCGCCGGCGTCCTGCTGTTCGAGTACCAGCGCGACGGCGACAAGAACGCGAGCGCCGGCGTCTTCGTCCGTCCCGAGGACCGCGGCCGCGGGATCGAGGACGCCCTCCTCGACGAGGCCGAGCGCCTCGCCCACGAGCACGGGCGGTCGGTCCTGCATTCCTGGAACCTCACGCGAGCCGATCACCCCGGCGAACGGCTCGTCTCCCCCACCGGCATCGGATCGATCCCGTCAGACGCCGACACGACGCGCCTGCTGCAGCGGCACGGTTACACGCTCGGTCAGGTCGAGCGCGTGAGCATGTTCGACTTCGCCGCGTCGCTCGGCCACGCGCAGCGCATGCTCGACGCGGCGCTCGCGAAGGCGGGTGGCGACTATCGCCCCGTGTGGTGGCAGTCCCCCGCGCCCGACGAGCACGTCGACGGCTACGCCTACGCCGTCTCCCGCATGGCCACCGATGTGCCGAGCGGGGAGCTCGAGTGGGAGGAGGAGACCTGGGACGCCGCGCGCATCCGCTATCGCGAGAAGCTCAAGGCGGACGCGGGTCAGATCATGGCGGTCGCCGCCGTCGTCCACGTCCCCACCGGCGCGATCGCCGCGTTCAACGAGCTCGTGATCGGGCGCGACCGCGGCCGCCGCGCGGAGAACTACGGCACGCTTGTGCTGCCCGAGCACCGCGGGCACCGCCTCGGCACGATCGTGAAGTGCCTGGGCCTCATCCGCTGGCACGAGCTCGTGCCAGCCTCTCCGAGCGTGATGACGTTCAACGCCGAGGAGAACCGCTACATGCTGGACGTGAACGAGGCGGTCGGGTTCCGCCCCGTCGGCGCGTCCGGCGAATGGAAGAAGGAGCTGTGA
- a CDS encoding GNAT family N-acetyltransferase, with translation MESTTLHVRIEPLVIPASLDAPDATDFLEGVRIANDAWRRASGTDLHDDEPAELLVRSRETPYRVTHLVGARVEGRLVGIGSVEFDKTTADSAEFDVSLVAEHEQGPAADALLAEVERIARERGRSVLQTWTIHRPDPVERRLVPPTGAGWIPSEDAATRRMLAAGFRLGQVERNSVFELHGSYDATDVLLEQALAKAGPDYRTVWWAGPTPPEYAAGYAAAIARMHSDVPSGDMVTEQSVWDAERVFERDGRFAEAGTLMGVTLVLHEPTGAVAAFNELSIGPDRTRPTSQWGTLVMPEHRGRRLGAIVKCIGLKKWHELVPESPRVSTFNAEENRYMLDVNEAVGFVPASYAGAWEKKLS, from the coding sequence ATGGAGTCGACGACCTTGCACGTCCGGATCGAACCGCTCGTCATCCCCGCCTCGCTGGACGCGCCGGACGCGACCGATTTCCTCGAGGGCGTCAGGATCGCGAACGACGCCTGGCGCCGGGCATCCGGCACCGATCTGCACGACGACGAGCCGGCGGAGCTCCTCGTGCGTTCGCGGGAGACGCCGTATCGCGTCACGCACCTCGTCGGCGCCCGGGTCGAGGGCCGGCTCGTGGGCATCGGCAGCGTGGAGTTCGACAAGACGACAGCGGATTCGGCCGAGTTCGACGTGTCGCTCGTCGCCGAGCACGAGCAGGGTCCTGCGGCCGACGCGCTGCTGGCCGAGGTGGAGCGCATCGCGCGCGAGCGCGGCCGCAGCGTGCTGCAGACGTGGACGATCCACCGGCCGGACCCCGTCGAGCGCCGCCTCGTCCCGCCGACCGGCGCGGGCTGGATCCCGAGCGAGGACGCGGCCACGCGGCGCATGCTCGCCGCCGGCTTCCGCCTCGGTCAGGTCGAGCGCAACAGCGTGTTCGAGCTGCACGGCTCGTACGACGCCACGGACGTGCTGCTCGAGCAGGCGCTGGCCAAGGCCGGTCCGGACTACCGCACCGTGTGGTGGGCGGGACCGACGCCGCCCGAGTACGCCGCCGGCTACGCCGCCGCGATCGCGCGGATGCACTCCGACGTGCCGAGCGGAGACATGGTCACCGAGCAGTCCGTTTGGGACGCCGAGCGCGTCTTCGAGCGCGACGGCCGGTTCGCGGAGGCGGGCACCCTGATGGGCGTGACGCTCGTGCTGCACGAGCCGACGGGCGCGGTCGCCGCGTTCAACGAGCTGTCGATCGGCCCCGACCGCACGCGTCCGACCTCGCAGTGGGGAACCCTCGTGATGCCGGAGCACCGCGGTCGTCGCCTCGGCGCGATCGTGAAGTGCATCGGCCTGAAGAAGTGGCACGAGCTCGTGCCGGAGTCGCCGCGGGTGTCCACGTTCAACGCCGAGGAGAACCGCTACATGCTCGACGTGAACGAGGCCGTGGGCTTCGTGCCCGCCTCCTACGCGGGCGCATGGGAGAAGAAGCTGTCCTGA
- the cofD gene encoding 2-phospho-L-lactate transferase, with amino-acid sequence MNLVVIGGGVGCARFVMGLREHVRRTGGRDRIDVVVNTADDWWVSGLRIAPDHDSLLYALAGVNDLTRGWGRADESERVSGELAAWGTAPAWFTLGDLDLGTHIARTAWLREGLSVSEVYRRLGARWDLGVTLHPATDAEVDTHVLLGDREPIHFQEWWVRHRAQLPATGFTQQGIEQATPSPGALDVIAAADVILVAPSNPVVSVGPVLAVPGMRQALAAASAPVVGVSGIISGSVVRGMADACLAAIGVDTSAEAVARHYGARVAGGLLDGWLVDESDAAAAAPLNAAGISTRAVPLWMRDAGTSARLAADALELADTLA; translated from the coding sequence GTGAATCTTGTGGTGATCGGCGGCGGCGTGGGCTGCGCGCGTTTCGTGATGGGCCTGCGCGAGCACGTGCGACGGACCGGAGGACGCGACCGGATCGACGTGGTCGTCAACACCGCCGATGACTGGTGGGTGTCCGGGCTGCGGATCGCGCCGGACCACGACAGCCTGCTCTACGCGCTCGCGGGCGTGAACGACCTCACGCGCGGCTGGGGACGCGCCGACGAGAGCGAGCGCGTGTCGGGCGAGCTCGCCGCGTGGGGCACCGCACCGGCGTGGTTCACCCTCGGCGATCTCGACCTCGGCACGCACATCGCCCGCACGGCGTGGCTGCGCGAGGGGCTGAGCGTCTCCGAGGTCTACCGGCGCCTGGGCGCGCGATGGGACCTCGGCGTCACGCTGCACCCGGCGACGGATGCCGAGGTCGACACGCATGTCCTGCTCGGCGATCGCGAGCCGATCCACTTCCAGGAGTGGTGGGTGCGCCATCGCGCGCAGCTGCCGGCGACGGGCTTCACGCAGCAGGGCATCGAGCAGGCCACGCCGTCGCCCGGGGCGCTCGACGTCATCGCGGCCGCCGACGTGATCCTCGTCGCACCGTCCAACCCCGTGGTCTCGGTCGGCCCCGTGCTCGCCGTGCCCGGCATGCGGCAGGCACTCGCCGCCGCCTCCGCTCCCGTGGTCGGCGTCTCGGGCATCATCTCCGGATCCGTCGTGCGCGGGATGGCGGACGCGTGCCTGGCTGCGATCGGTGTGGACACGAGCGCGGAGGCGGTCGCGCGTCACTACGGCGCACGCGTCGCGGGCGGTCTCCTCGACGGATGGCTCGTCGACGAGTCGGATGCGGCGGCGGCGGCGCCCCTGAACGCTGCGGGCATCTCGACGCGTGCCGTGCCGCTGTGGATGCGCGACGCCGGCACCTCCGCTCGGCTCGCCGCCGACGCCCTCGAGCTCGCGGACACGCTGGCCTGA